The following coding sequences lie in one Heptranchias perlo isolate sHepPer1 unplaced genomic scaffold, sHepPer1.hap1 HAP1_SCAFFOLD_140, whole genome shotgun sequence genomic window:
- the nrarpa gene encoding notch-regulated ankyrin repeat-containing protein A has protein sequence MVISALAGQKQRRRGGSGPETRAAEDRGARAGPHRDTEQPGHRATGDTEQPGTPSNRDTGDTGTEQPGTPSNRGHRATGIPGTPSNRGHRATGDTEQPGHRATGATETQGPSNRGHRATGDTEQPGTPSNRDTEQPGTPSNRDTETQGPSNRGHRATGTPRHRGRATGDTEQPGPSNRGHRATGTEQPGTPGYRATGDTGIPSNRGHRDTEQPGTPGYRATGDTGTQGPSNRGHRATGEPGTPGYRATGDTGDTGTPSNRGHRATGDTGEPGTPSNRGHRDTEQPGYRGHRDTGTEQPGYRAPIHRDTENQAPRYRPTGHLPRGGGTPTDRPAGLRDTGTGRPGYRLTGPRLLRPPGGREGASEQAPGRRAGGTREAGAMSQAEVSPAAAPQRIFQEAVRRGNTRELQSLLQNMTDCHFNVNSFGPEGQTALHQSVTAGNLELVKLLVKFGADIRLANRDGWSALHIAAFGGHQDIVLYLITKAKYGASGGR, from the coding sequence ATGGTAATATCAGCGCTCGCGGGTCAAAAGCAGCGGCGGCGGGGCGGCAGCGGACCAGAGACAAGGGCAGCGGAGGACCGCGGAGCGAGGGCCGGCCCGCACCGGGACACCGAGCAACCGGGACACCGAGCAACCGGGGACACCGAGCAACCGGGGACACCGAGCAACCGGGACACCGGGGACACAGGGACCGAGCAACCGGGGACACCGAGCAACCGGGGACACCGAGCAACCGGGATACCGGGGACACCGAGCAACCGGGGACACCGAGCAACCGGGGACACCGAGCAACCGGGACACCGAGCAACCGGGGCCACCGAGACACAGGGGCCGAGCAACCGGGGACACCGAGCAACCGGGGACACCGAGCAACCGGGGACACCGAGCAACCGGGACACCGAGCAACCGGGGACACCGAGCAACCGGGACACCGAGACACAGGGGCCGAGCAACCGGGGACACCGAGCAACCGGGACACCGAGACACAGGGGCCGAGCAACCGGGGACACCGAGCAACCGGGACCGAGCAACCGGGGACACCGAGCAACCGGGACCGAGCAACCGGGGACACCGGGATACCGAGCAACCGGGGACACCGGGATACCGAGCAACCGGGGACACCGGGATACCGAGCAACCGGGGACACCGGGATACCGAGCAACCGGGGACACCGGGACACAGGGACCGAGCAACCGGGGACACCGAGCAACCGGGGAACCGGGGACACCGGGATACCGAGCAACCGGGGACACCGGGGACACCGGGACACCGAGCAACCGGGGACACCGAGCAACCGGGGACACCGGGGAACCGGGGACACCGAGCAACCGGGGACACCGGGACACCGAGCAACCGGGATACCGGGGACACCGAGACACAGGGACCGAGCAACCGGGATACCGAGCACCGATCCATCGGGACACCGAGAACCAGGCACCGAGATACCGCCCCACAGGGCACCTTCCCCGCGGCGGCGGgacaccgaccgaccgaccggccGGGCTCCGGGATACGGGCACGGGCCGGCCTGGATACCGATTGACCGGGCCGCGGCTCCTCCGGccaccgggagggagggagggagcgagcgagcaggCGCCGGGCCGTAGAGCGGGCGGCACCCGGGAGGCGGGGGCCATGAGCCAGGCCGAGGTGTCTCCGGCCGCCGCCCCGCAGCGCATCTTCCAGGAGGCGGTGAGACGCGGCAACACGCGGGAGCTGCAGTCGCTGCTCCAGAACATGACCGACTGTCACTTCAACGTCAACTCGTTCGGGCCCGAGGGCCAGACGGCGCTCCACCAGTCGGTGACCGCCGGCAACCTGGAGCTCGTCAAACTGCTCGTCAAGTTCGGCGCCGACATCCGCCTGGCGAACCGCGACGGCTGGAGCGCGCTGCACATCGCGGCCTTCGGCGGCCACCAGGACATCgtgctctacctcatcaccaagGCCAAGTACGGGGCGAGCGGCGGCCGGTGA